In Brassica rapa cultivar Chiifu-401-42 chromosome A06, CAAS_Brap_v3.01, whole genome shotgun sequence, a single window of DNA contains:
- the LOC103873639 gene encoding kinesin-like protein KIN-7B isoform X2: MIGLPRTPSSKINRANPSSTPGGSRVTEENILVTVRMRPLNSREHAKYDLIAWDCPDDHTIVFKNPNPERAAAKYSFDKVYEPTCATQEVYEGGSRDVALSALAGTNATIFAYGQTSSGKTFTMRGVTDGVVKDIYEHIRKTQERSFVLKVSALEIYNETVVDLLNRDTGPLRLLDDPEKGIIVENLVEEVVESRQHLQHLIGICEGQRQVGETALNDKSSRSHQIIRLTIQSSLREIAGRVQSFMATLNLVDLAGSERVSQTNADGLRLKEGNHINQSLLTLTTVIRKLSSGKQGDHIPYRNSKLTRILQNSLGGNSRTAIICTISPALSHVAQTKKTLSFATSAKEVTNCAKVNMVVSEKLLLKHLQQKVAKLESELRSPESSSSTCLKSLLVEREKKIQQMETEMKELKRQRDIAQSELEQERKGKEQKVVRCLSYTAQEESTPSKSVPRSRRTSRVKRKDNVRQSLTSADRTALAQEIRLFEKNQKKLGEEANQALDLIHKEVTSHKLGDQQSAEKFAKMLSEIRDMQKSNLIPEETVVGDEANLKEEINRLNSEEIAALEKKLETVQKFIDMLASSCQTDEETPEFRTQMKKKRVLPFGLSNSPNLQHMIRAPCSPLSSSGTENKAPESNVVSARDSRTPSKDGTPVSSSRQANSVDVKRMKRMFKNAAEENIRNIKDYVTGLKERVLFRSETKCFKCSWKFLLPLDHLYLYALGSRFMDLSVRERKIRGSNHFF, from the exons ATGATTGGACTGCCCAGGACGCCCTCTAGTAAGATAAACAGGGCCAATCCCTCTTCTACACCTGGTGGTTCCAGAGTTACAGAGGAGAATATTCTTGTCACTGTCCGGATGAGACCATTGAACTCCAGGGAACATGCCAAATATGACCTCATTGCTTGGGATTGTCCAGATGATCACACCATAGTTTTTAAAAACCCCAATCCTGAGAGAGCTGCCGCAAAATATTCATTTG ACAAAGTATATGAGCCCACCTGTGCAACTCAGGAGGTTTATGAAGGTGGTTCAAGGGATGTCGCACTTTCTGCTTTAGCTGGAACCAACG CAACCATTTTTGCATATGGTCAGACCAGTAGTGGAAAGACCTTTACAATGAGAGGGGTCACCGACGGTGTAGTTAAAGATATATACGAGCATATAAGAAAA ACTCAAGAAAGGAGCTTTGTCTTGAAAGTATCAGCTTTGGAGATCTATAATGAGACTGTGGTTGACCTTTTAAATCGTGATACTGGGCCCCTTAGACTGTTAGATGATCCAGAG AAAGGAATCATTGTAGAAAATCTGGTTGAGGAAGTGGTTGAAAGCAGGCAACATTTACAGCATTTAATTGGCATTTGTGAAG GTCAAAGGCAAGTAGGTGAAACTGCTTTGAATGACAAAAGTTCAAGATCTCATCAGATTATTCGGCTG ACCATTCAGAGCAGTTTAAGGGAAATAGCAGGCCGTGTGCAGTCTTTCATGGCAACTTTG AATCTTGTTGATCTTGCTGGAAGCGAACGTGTTTCTCAAACAAACGCCGATGGTCTAAGATTGAAGGAAGGAAATCATATTAACCAAAGCTTACTGACACTTACGACAGTTATTAGAAAGCTGAG TTCTGGAAAACAAGGTGATCACATACCATACAGAAACTCAAAGCTTACAAGGATTCTGCAAAATTCACTTGGCGGGAATTCGAGAACTGCAATAATATGCACCATTAGTCCAGCCCTGAGCCACGTTGCGCAGACGAAAAAGACGCTTTCTTTTGCGACCAGTGCGAAGGAAGTCACAAACTGCGCTAAAGTAAACATG GTGGTCTCAGAAAAATTACTGTTGAAACATCTGCAGCAAAAAGTAGCCAAACTCGAATCAGAGTTAAGAAGCCCAGAGTCTAGTTCATCTACCTGTTTAAAGTCTCTGTTAgttgagagagagaagaaaattCAACAG ATGGAAACAGAGATGAAAGAGTTAAAGCGTCAGAGAGACATTGCACAATCTGAGCttgaacaagaaagaaaaggaaaagagcAGAAG GTAGTAAGGTGTCTTTCGTACACTGCTCAGGAGGAGTCCACTCCAAGCAAATCTGTTCCTAGAAGCCGCAGAACAAGTCGTGTCAAAAGAAAAGATAATGTGAGGCAGTCTCTAACTTCAGCGGATCGAACAGCGCTAGCGCAAGAGATCCGTTTGTTTGAGAAAAATCAGAAGAAGTTAGGCGAGGAAGCAAACCAAGCGCTAGATCTTATTCACAAAGAAGTGACATCTCACAAACTGGGTGATCAACAATCTGCAGAGAAATTTGCGAAAATGCTCTCAGAAATCCGTGACATGCAGAAGAGCAACCTTATACCGGAGGAAACCGTGGTTGGTGATGAAGCCAACTTGAAAGAGGAGATAAACCGGCTGAACTCTGAAGAAATTGCAGCTTTGGAGAAGAAGCTTGAGACTGTTCAGAAATTTATTGACATGCTTGCGTCGTCTTGTCAGACAGATGAAGAGACTCCAGAGTTCAGGACCCAGATGAAAAAGAAGAGAGTTCTTCCCTTTGGATTAAGTAATAGTCCAAACTTACAGCATATGATCCGGGCACCATGTTCACCTCTTTCGTCTTCTGGGACTGAAAACAAGGCTCCTGAGAGCAATGTCGTTTCTGCTAGGGATAGTCGAACCCCCTCAAAGGATGGAACCCCTGTGTCATCTTCACGACAAGCGAATTCTGTCGATGTTAAGAGAATGAAGCGTATGTTTAAGAATGCTGCGGAAGAAAATATACGTAACATCAAAGATTATGTTACTGGATTGAAAGAACGTGT GCTCTTCCGCTCAGAAACGAAATGTTTCAAATGCTCCTGGAAATTCTTGCTCCCATTGGACCATTTGTATCTATATGCATTAGGATCCCGATTTATGGATCTCTCGGTTcgagaaagaaaaataagaggATCGAACCATTTCTTCTGa
- the LOC103873639 gene encoding kinesin-like protein KIN-7B isoform X1 → MIGLPRTPSSKINRANPSSTPGGSRVTEENILVTVRMRPLNSREHAKYDLIAWDCPDDHTIVFKNPNPERAAAKYSFDKVYEPTCATQEVYEGGSRDVALSALAGTNATIFAYGQTSSGKTFTMRGVTDGVVKDIYEHIRKTQERSFVLKVSALEIYNETVVDLLNRDTGPLRLLDDPEKGIIVENLVEEVVESRQHLQHLIGICEGQRQVGETALNDKSSRSHQIIRLTIQSSLREIAGRVQSFMATLNLVDLAGSERVSQTNADGLRLKEGNHINQSLLTLTTVIRKLSSGKQGDHIPYRNSKLTRILQNSLGGNSRTAIICTISPALSHVAQTKKTLSFATSAKEVTNCAKVNMVVSEKLLLKHLQQKVAKLESELRSPESSSSTCLKSLLVEREKKIQQMETEMKELKRQRDIAQSELEQERKGKEQKVVRCLSYTAQEESTPSKSVPRSRRTSRVKRKDNVRQSLTSADRTALAQEIRLFEKNQKKLGEEANQALDLIHKEVTSHKLGDQQSAEKFAKMLSEIRDMQKSNLIPEETVVGDEANLKEEINRLNSEEIAALEKKLETVQKFIDMLASSCQTDEETPEFRTQMKKKRVLPFGLSNSPNLQHMIRAPCSPLSSSGTENKAPESNVVSARDSRTPSKDGTPVSSSRQANSVDVKRMKRMFKNAAEENIRNIKDYVTGLKERVAKLQYQKQLLLCQVIELEGNETAESDESQMERPLCFEEQRKQIIMLWHLCHISIIHRTQFYMLFKGDPADQIYMEVELRRLTWLEQHLAELGNASPALLGDEPASYVASSIRALKQEREYLAKRVNTKLGAEEREMLYLKWDVAPVGKQRRQQLINKLWTDPHNTEHVKESAEIVAKLVGFCDSGENIRKEMFELNFASPADKKTWMMGWNFISNFLHL, encoded by the exons ATGATTGGACTGCCCAGGACGCCCTCTAGTAAGATAAACAGGGCCAATCCCTCTTCTACACCTGGTGGTTCCAGAGTTACAGAGGAGAATATTCTTGTCACTGTCCGGATGAGACCATTGAACTCCAGGGAACATGCCAAATATGACCTCATTGCTTGGGATTGTCCAGATGATCACACCATAGTTTTTAAAAACCCCAATCCTGAGAGAGCTGCCGCAAAATATTCATTTG ACAAAGTATATGAGCCCACCTGTGCAACTCAGGAGGTTTATGAAGGTGGTTCAAGGGATGTCGCACTTTCTGCTTTAGCTGGAACCAACG CAACCATTTTTGCATATGGTCAGACCAGTAGTGGAAAGACCTTTACAATGAGAGGGGTCACCGACGGTGTAGTTAAAGATATATACGAGCATATAAGAAAA ACTCAAGAAAGGAGCTTTGTCTTGAAAGTATCAGCTTTGGAGATCTATAATGAGACTGTGGTTGACCTTTTAAATCGTGATACTGGGCCCCTTAGACTGTTAGATGATCCAGAG AAAGGAATCATTGTAGAAAATCTGGTTGAGGAAGTGGTTGAAAGCAGGCAACATTTACAGCATTTAATTGGCATTTGTGAAG GTCAAAGGCAAGTAGGTGAAACTGCTTTGAATGACAAAAGTTCAAGATCTCATCAGATTATTCGGCTG ACCATTCAGAGCAGTTTAAGGGAAATAGCAGGCCGTGTGCAGTCTTTCATGGCAACTTTG AATCTTGTTGATCTTGCTGGAAGCGAACGTGTTTCTCAAACAAACGCCGATGGTCTAAGATTGAAGGAAGGAAATCATATTAACCAAAGCTTACTGACACTTACGACAGTTATTAGAAAGCTGAG TTCTGGAAAACAAGGTGATCACATACCATACAGAAACTCAAAGCTTACAAGGATTCTGCAAAATTCACTTGGCGGGAATTCGAGAACTGCAATAATATGCACCATTAGTCCAGCCCTGAGCCACGTTGCGCAGACGAAAAAGACGCTTTCTTTTGCGACCAGTGCGAAGGAAGTCACAAACTGCGCTAAAGTAAACATG GTGGTCTCAGAAAAATTACTGTTGAAACATCTGCAGCAAAAAGTAGCCAAACTCGAATCAGAGTTAAGAAGCCCAGAGTCTAGTTCATCTACCTGTTTAAAGTCTCTGTTAgttgagagagagaagaaaattCAACAG ATGGAAACAGAGATGAAAGAGTTAAAGCGTCAGAGAGACATTGCACAATCTGAGCttgaacaagaaagaaaaggaaaagagcAGAAG GTAGTAAGGTGTCTTTCGTACACTGCTCAGGAGGAGTCCACTCCAAGCAAATCTGTTCCTAGAAGCCGCAGAACAAGTCGTGTCAAAAGAAAAGATAATGTGAGGCAGTCTCTAACTTCAGCGGATCGAACAGCGCTAGCGCAAGAGATCCGTTTGTTTGAGAAAAATCAGAAGAAGTTAGGCGAGGAAGCAAACCAAGCGCTAGATCTTATTCACAAAGAAGTGACATCTCACAAACTGGGTGATCAACAATCTGCAGAGAAATTTGCGAAAATGCTCTCAGAAATCCGTGACATGCAGAAGAGCAACCTTATACCGGAGGAAACCGTGGTTGGTGATGAAGCCAACTTGAAAGAGGAGATAAACCGGCTGAACTCTGAAGAAATTGCAGCTTTGGAGAAGAAGCTTGAGACTGTTCAGAAATTTATTGACATGCTTGCGTCGTCTTGTCAGACAGATGAAGAGACTCCAGAGTTCAGGACCCAGATGAAAAAGAAGAGAGTTCTTCCCTTTGGATTAAGTAATAGTCCAAACTTACAGCATATGATCCGGGCACCATGTTCACCTCTTTCGTCTTCTGGGACTGAAAACAAGGCTCCTGAGAGCAATGTCGTTTCTGCTAGGGATAGTCGAACCCCCTCAAAGGATGGAACCCCTGTGTCATCTTCACGACAAGCGAATTCTGTCGATGTTAAGAGAATGAAGCGTATGTTTAAGAATGCTGCGGAAGAAAATATACGTAACATCAAAGATTATGTTACTGGATTGAAAGAACGTGTGGCGAAGCTTCAGTACCAGAAGCAGCTTCTTCTTTGCCAG GTGATAGAACTGGAGGGAAACGAGACAGCTGAGTCCGATGAATCTCAAATGGAACGGCCCTTGTGTTTTGAAGAGCAGAGAAAGCAAATCATAATGCTATGGCATCTTTGCCACATCTCAATCATCCACAGGACGCAGTTCTACATGCTGTTCAAAGGAGACCCAGCTGATCAAATCTACATGGAAGTAGAGCTCCGCAGGCTGACGTGGCTCGAGCAGCACCTGGCCGAGTTGGGAAACGCAAGTCCAGCATTGCTCGGCGATGAACCTGCAAGCTACGTAGCATCAAG TATAAGAGCATTAAAGCAGGAGAGAGAGTATTTGGCAAAACGGGTAAACACGAAGCTAGGAGCAGAGGAAAGAGAGATGCTGTACCTGAAGTGGGACGTAGCGCCTGTGGGAAAACAGAGGAGGCAACAGTTGATCAATAAACTGTGGACAGATCCTCACAACACGGAGCACGTGAAAGAGAGCGCAGAGATAGTGGCCAAGCTTGTGGGGTTTTGTGACTCGGGGGAGAACATAAGGAAAGAAATGTTTGAGCTCAACTTTGCTTCTCCTGCGGATAAGAAGACATGGATGATGGGTTGGAACTTCATTTCAAACTTCTTGCATCTCTAA